The following coding sequences are from one Lolium rigidum isolate FL_2022 chromosome 6, APGP_CSIRO_Lrig_0.1, whole genome shotgun sequence window:
- the LOC124661066 gene encoding nucleolin-like has protein sequence MKPAVEGDERAAEIARIKAAAAAAAAKKAAAEEVVDVEEDEEEEEEEAVDAEDDDDEDDGDEEEEDDEDDADEEDDGEKGSAGQQVVDISDEEEEEAGDEEEGGDDDDDDDDDDDEDEEDDDEVEGEEDPEEELGTEYLVQPLGRAEDEEHSSDFEPEENGDGADDDEIDEDDDAEDGDDAVKAQSSSKRKRSGGEDEDDDDDDDGDDDDDGRPPSKR, from the exons ATGAAGCCAGCTGTGGAAGGGGACGAGCGGGCGGCGGAGATCGCCCGCATCaaggcagccgccgccgccgcagcagccaaGAAGGCTGCGGCGGAAGAGGTGGTGGAtgtggaggaggatgaagaggaggaggaggaggaggctgttgatgctgaggacgacgatgacgaggacgacggtgacgaggaggaggaggacgacgaagatgatgctgacgaggaggacgacggggagaAGGGGTCGGCGGGGCAGCAGGTGGTGGAcatctccgacgaggaggaggaagaggccggcgacgaagaggagggcggcgacgatgatgatgacgacgacgacgacgacgatgaagatgaggaggatgacgatgaagtcGAAGGGGAGGAGGACCCCGAG GAGGAGCTGGGAACTGAGTATCTGGTGCAGCCACTTGGCCGTGCTGAAGATGAAGAGCATTCTAGTGATTTCGAGCCGGAAGAAAATGGTGATGGTGCGGATGATGATGAgattgatgaggatgatgatgctgAAGATGGTGATGATGCTGTTAAGGCGCAATCctcgtcgaagaggaagaggtcaggtggtgaggatgaggacgacgatgacgacgatgatggtgatgacgatgatgatgggaGGCCTCCCTCAAAGCGATAG